A single region of the Podospora pseudopauciseta strain CBS 411.78 chromosome 1, whole genome shotgun sequence genome encodes:
- a CDS encoding hypothetical protein (EggNog:ENOG503PQQG), which translates to MASQQPPPAAAAQQSESLRLTPHDTSPEQPQQQQNKPPFSSARDLLEYLYEDVTRLSQIATENCVLHPADDSLPPCLGVAACQAHEEELLKTTRGTLKMRVESITLSSSHEFGCVMGKFELGGGEVRETFCGVWRFEMGTTDGEEVRAVEHWENLTPEGRRRVADLRPQLPPQPLPLPPLRLEQSLPLPHLPLKHPTQLKLDKLAKIRQLPHLPLRYLTQIHMPRPPAPSHLHRRNPQDISDIPRMPLPRGRDLGAEPAVQSSKLRDVPPVERDKCSGLMGRQGICKRRRRKGRVEDTGGATGVG; encoded by the exons ATGgcctcccaacaaccaccaccagcagcagcagcacagcaAAGCGAATCCCTCCGCCTCACCCCCCACGACACCTCTCCAGaacaaccccagcaacagcaaaacaaaccccctttcTCCTCTGCCAGAGATCTGCTGGAGTACCTCTACGAAGACGTAACCCGCCTCTCCCAGATCGCCACAGAGAACTGCGTCCTCCACCCGGCAGACGACTCCCTGCCCCCCTGCCTCGGAGTCGCCGCCTGCCAGGCccacgaggaggagctgctcaAGACAACGAGGGGGACGCTAAAGATGAGGGTGGAGAGCATCACGCTCAGCTCCTCACACGAGTTTGGGTGCGTGATGGGCAAGTTTGAGCTCGGGGGCGGAGAGGTGAGAGAGACGTTTTGTGGGGTTTGGAGGTTTGAGATGGGTACgacggatggggaggaggtgagggcggTGGAGCATTGGGAGAATCTGACTCcggagggaaggaggagggtggctgA ccttcgcccccagctccctccgcaacccctcccactcccccctctgCGCCTCGAGCaatctcttcctctcccacatcTGCCACTGAAACATCCCACTCAGCTCAAACTCGACAAACTGGCTAAAATCCGCCAGCTCCCTCATCTGCCACTCCGTTACCTCACCCAGATCCACATGCCTCGGCCTCCCGCTCcttcccacctccaccgACGGAACCCCCAAGATATCAGCGATATTCCTCGCATGCCTCTGCCTCGCGGCCGCGACCTGGGCGCGGAACCTGCTGTTCAAAGCAGCAAACTGCGCGACGTGCCGCCTGTGGAGCGAGACAAGTGCTCTGGCCTGATGGGCCGTCAAGGTATttgcaaaagaagaagacgaaagGGCAGGGTCGAGGACACCGGCGGTGCCACGGGAGTGGGATGA
- a CDS encoding hypothetical protein (EggNog:ENOG503NW7B): MADPARYRYSGAVGRRSPPIYNPARASLPVTHSPGYPLYSGDIHSMTASLHEGLTRPSDDYRPTAVPVSATSYAVRKEPVARSTSVKDGPRDRIIDSANKRPIIVTTKHPPAAPRSNSPSRDSRDPYRSSDEGQYYTQPAVSANRGRTPGGPAPFSAAMDDDEYRRLKERTETDRLPRGGGDPYRPRPVYTGPPRSNTVDYEDDGFEYTKPSELARYDLEHDRPRRRRESLDRYYRPTVSVSTDLAMGRPYEQNEGRRVRQGPPPTTWGLDKINRAPTMPAAGGIYDGAGVRMPGAPDARRSGLAIEGPPGSPMSEPHGIPSTRPLNLLENGPPRAGHYDDYYDDFDRDRGYFQDDVASRGFGLRVESALDEPRRPPDRIYHDDRRREPRRDYGDREVRRRSDDDLEVIRRDHDDRERRERRDRDHEYAIDDDYDRDRRRHNRSPPSEDERDRDGRKAKVDPLAAGIGIAAASLGIGAALQGRKDEKNDSPSRRYRDEEDDRRRHGDSESAYSRPPRKEPLLGDEDFEIVEHPTDRDRDRDRERDRERDRERERERDRERERERERERERERDRERDRERDRDREREREKEREKTARNEPPAQIEPDRKRPENDSKANADNVPVPADREEDGKSRPIRRRPRAASSAFNPNDTAGLAELKAKLAETEEKDKAGSFKPEIPAVREPSPERRPSPVDKRDREDDSAMVVKEDSSRVGSRSSSGEITPPSSTDRTVRVVDPPKEKEPEKKPIKGILKQPKPKFPEEPNPVREGVAPHKDDKTKANVPPGARWTKISRKMVNPEALTIGKERFEVRDDFVIVLRVLSKEEIQAYADATATLRGTYYPFNDDSDSDNYSESSLLTEDFEIIERRRKEYESDDDEEYGGKSRRSYRERRD; encoded by the exons ATGGCCGACCCAGCCAGATACCGATACTCGGGGGCCGTGGGAAGACGGTCCCCTCCCATCTACAATCCAGCACGAGCTTCGTTGCCCGTGACACACAGTCCCGGCTATCCTCTCTACAGCGGCGATATCCATAGCATGACAGCATCCCTCCATGAGGGTTTGACGAGACCATCCGACGACTACCGTCCTACTGCCGTTCCTGTCAGCGCTACTTCGTACGCCGTGAGAAAAGAGCCCGTTGCGAGAAGCACCAGCGTCAAGGACGGCCCTCGTGATCGCATCATCGACTCTGCAAACAAGCGGCCGATCATTGTTACCACCAAGCACCCACCCGCCGCTCCCAGGTCCAACAGCCCCTCGCGTGACTCTCGTGACCCTTACCGATCAAGCGACGAGGGGCAGTATTACACCCAGCCCGCCGTCTCGGCCAACCGAGGCCGCACACCCGGAGGTCCTGCTCCCTTCAGCGCCGCcatggatgatgacgagtACCGGCGGCTGAAGGAGAGAACAGAAACCGACAGGCTCCCACGCGGCGGGGGAGATCCATACCGACCTCGCCCCGTCTACACCGGGCCCCCTCGCTCCAACACGGTCGACTACGAGGACGATGGCTTCGAGTATACTAAGCCTAGTGAGCTTGCTCGCTACGATCTCGAGCACGACCGACCGCGCAGACGACGAGAGAGTCTGGATCGATACTACCGCCCTACCGTCAGTGTCAGCACCGACCTGGCCATGGGTCGCCCATACGAACAAAATGAAGGGAGGCGGGTTCGTCAAGGACCACCGCCTACCACCTGGGGTctcgacaagatcaaccGAGCTCCGACAATGCCAGCGGCTGGTGGCATCTACGATGGTGCTGGTGTACGCATGCCTGGTGCACCGGACGCCAGGCGATCTGGCCTGGCCATCGAAGGCCCGCCTGGCAGCCCCATGTCGGAACCACACGGCATTCCCAGCACTCGCCCACTAAATCTCCTCGAAAATGGCCCGCCACGCGCCGGCCACTATGATGACTACTATGACGACTTTGACCGTGATCGGGGATACTTCCAAGACGATGTCGCCAGTCGAGGGTTTGGCCTCCGCGTGGAATCGGCCCTCGACGAACCCCGCCGGCCCCCCGACCGGATCTACCATGACGACCGACGCCGGGAACCACGCCGGGACTATGGAGATCgcgaggtgaggaggagatcagACGACGATTTGGAAGTCATCCGTCGCGATCACGATGATCGAGAGCGGAGGGAGCGCCGTGATCGTGACCACGAGTACGCCATCGATGACGACTACGACCGAGACAGAAGGAGGCACAACAGGTCACCGCCTTCGGAGGACGAACGTGATCGTGATGGCCGAAAGGCCAAGGTTGACCCACTCGCTGCTGGCATTGGCATTGCCGCTGCGTCCCTCGGCATCGGGGCTGCTTTGCAGGGCAGAAAAGATGAAAAGAACGATTCGCCATCCAGGAGATAcagagatgaagaggacgacCGCCGGAGACACGGCGACTCTGAGTCTGCTTACTCTAGGCCTCCTCGTAAGGAGCCACTTCTCGGCGATGAGGACTTTGAGATTGTAGAGCATCCGACGGACCGTGATCGTGACAGAGATCGTGAACGGGATCGTGAGAGGGACAGAgaaagggagagagagagagatcgCGAGAGGGAAcgggaaagggagagggagcgagagagagagcgtGATAGAGAGCGTGATAGAGAGCGTGATAGAGATCGCGAGAGGGAGCGTGAAAAGGAACGCGAAAAGACTGCTCGCAATGAGCCACCGGCACAAATTGAGCCCGACCGCAAGAGGCCGGAGAATGATTCCAAGGCCAATGCCGATAACGTGCCCGTCCCGGCAGACCGGGAAGAGGACGGCAAGAGCAGACCAATTCGTCGCCGGCCAAGAGCTGCTTCGTCGgccttcaaccccaacgaCACAGCTGGTTTGGCTGAACTCAAGGCCAAGTTGGCCGAGACTGAAGAAAAGGACAAGGCCGGCTCGTTCAAGCCGGAAATTCCCGCCGTGAGGGAGCCCTCTCCCGAGCGCAGACCTTCCCCTGTCGACAAGCGTGACCGCGAGGACGACTCGGCCATGGTTGTCAAGGAAGATTCCAGCAGAGTCGgaagccgcagcagcagcggcgagatcacacccccttcctcgaccgACAGGACTGTCCGTGTCGTCGACCctcccaaggagaaggagccaGAGAAGAAGCCCATCAAGGGCATCCTAAAGCAGCCCAAGCCCAAGTTCCCGGAAGAACCCAACCCGGTCCGGGAGGGCGTTGCGCCTCACAAGGATGACAAGACCAAGGCCAACGTGCCTCCTGGAGCCAGGTGGACCAAGATCAGCAGGAAGATGGTCAATCCCGAGGCTCTCACCATTGGCAAAGAGCGGTTCGAAGTTAGAGACGACTTCGTCATTGTGCTGAGGGTGCTGAGCAAGGAGGAGATTCAGGCGTACGCCGACGCCACGGCTACTCTGAGAGGTACCTACTACCCCTTCAATGATGATTCAGACAGTGATAATTACAGTGAGAGTAGTTTGCTGACAGAGGATTTTGAAATCATAGAGCGTCGTCGGAAAGA GTACGAGTcagatgatgacgaggagtaTGGTGGCAAGTCGAGGAGGTCTTatagggagaggagggactag
- the HEX1 gene encoding woronin body major protein (COG:J; EggNog:ENOG503NTW0): MGYYDEDNRYHSFRQEVHNKLHNKLHKLADKLHHHHEGHVEAEVSSVRRGPAAAPAVEKAPNTVTIPCHHIRLGDILILQGRPCQVIRISTSAATGQHRYLGVDLFTKQLHEESSFVSNPAPSVVVQTMLGPVFKQYRVLDMQDGAIVAMTETGDVKQNLPVIDQSSLWNRLQKAFESGRGSVRVLVVTDHGREMAVDMKVVHGSRL, translated from the exons atggGTTACTACGATGAGGACA ACCGCTACCACTCCTTCCGCCAGGAGGTTCACAACAAGCTCCACAACAAGTTGCACAAGTTGGCTGACaagctccaccaccatcatgaaGGCCACGTCGAGGCTGAGGTCTCTTCCGTCCGCCGCGGCCCCGCTGCCGCCCCTGCCGTTGAGAAGGCTCCCAACACCGTCACCATCCCCTGCCACCACATCCGCCTCGGTGACATCCTGATCCTCCAGGGCCGCCCCTGCCAGGTCATCCGCATCAGCACCTCTGCTGCCACCGGCCAGCACCGCTACCTCGGTGTTGACCTCTTCACCAAGCAGCTCCATGAGGAGTCCAGCTTCgtctccaaccccgcccccAGCGTCGTTGTCCAGACCATGCTCGGCCCCGTCTTCAAGCAGTACCGCGTCCTTGACATGCAGGATGGCGCCATCGTCGCCATGACCGAGACCGGTGATGTCAAGCAGAACCTCCCCGTCATTGACCAGTCTTCGCTCTGGAACCGCCTCCAGAAGGCTTTCGAGTCTGGCCGTGGCTCCGTCcgcgtcctcgtcgtcactGACCACGGCCGCGAGATGGCTGTTGACATGAAGGTCGTCCATGGCTCCCGCCTCTAA
- a CDS encoding hypothetical protein (EggNog:ENOG503NXMF; COG:K) yields the protein MKQRFSSLDVKVIAHELSEALVSLRLANIYDLNSKILLFKFAKPDNRQQLLIESGFRCHLTDFARSTAPAPSAFVARLRKFLKTRRVTSVSQIGTDRIIEFRFSDGAYRLYLEFFASGNVILTDADLTIIALLRNVPEGEGQEPQRVGLKYTLENRQNFGGVPELTKERLRAALKTAAEHAVTKKAKKKGADELRRGLATTITELPPVLVDHVFRLTEFNSAAKPLEILESETLLDSLFRTLEKARAVLDEVTSSPRATGYIIAKPNPRAVEQPPTETEGETQKEKPRGLLYEDFQPFLPKQFEDDQGLTTLSFDGYNKTVDEFFSSLEGQKLESKLQEREATAKRKLDAARQDQAKRIEGLVGFQTLNLRKAAAIEANIERVQEAMDAVNGLLEQGMDWVNINKLVEREQAQGNPVAEIIKLPVNLAESTITLLLGEEEKEEAGGDEDMEFNYDTDEEVVDAAPEPEKAKGPDKRLAIDINLKLSVWNNAREYYEQKRTAADKEKKTVAQSVIALKSAEQKITEDLRKGLKQEKPVLQLIRKQMWFEKFVWFISSDGYLVLGGRDAQQNEILYKRYLKKGDVYVHADMHGASTVIIKNSPKTPDAPIPPSTLAQAGSLSVCCSSAWDSKAAMGAWWVNADQVSKSAPTGEYLPAGSFMVRGKKNPLPPALLMLGFGLMFRISEESKAKHVKHRLYDGDIDLAPPSKPEKETEKEAAPEQDNHEDSGTDGDDDGPEDEKRSNPLQSSGKPQSEDEDEEAPEPPSDQLSNLDIAPVEEQKQQAEPEPTPVSNSDSESDHEEEEKEIGTPSRTGTFTPSQSQPQPQPNKRPLKRGQRSKAKKIAQKYKNQDEEDRALMEELLGVAAARKKAEAEAAAKKQKELDHLAAMEKRRKQQERQQAQIAKHEEIRKMMLEEGVDILDENEKADAGPLDSLVGTPMPGDEILEVVPVCGPWGALGKLKYKVKLQPGQVKKGKAVKEIFERWKLAAGKKGVVDPKGEDGEKMWPREVELIKGVKVEEVLGVVPVGKVTLMAGGGMLGGGADKKGGGGGGQSKGGKGKGGGGGGGKKGR from the exons ATGAAGCAGAGATTCTCGTCCTTGGACGTAAAG GTGATAGCCCACGAGCTCTCCGAAGCCCTCGTCAGCCTCCGCCTAGCCAACATCTACGACCTCAACTCcaaaatcctcctcttcaagtTCGCCAAACCCGACAACCGCCAACAGCTCCTCATCGAATCCGGCTTCCGCTGCCACCTCACCGACTTTGCCCGCTCCACCGCCCCGGCCCCTTCAGCCTTCGTCGCCCGCCTGCGCAAGTTCCTCAAGACCCGGAGAGTCACCAGCGTCTCCCAGATCGGCACAGACAGAATTATCGAGTTTCGATTCTCCGACGGAGCCTACAGATTATACCTCGAGTTCTTCGCCAGCGGCAACGTCATCCTTACCGATGCCGACTTGACCATCATCGCCCTGTTGCGGAATGTTCCCGAAGGCGAGGGACAAGAGCCACAGCGGGTTGGGCTGAAGTACACCCTCGAAAACAGACAAAACTTTGGCGGCGTCCCGGAGCTCACAAAAGAGCGTCTGAGAGCTGCGTTGAAGACGGCAGCGGAGCATGCGGTTACGAaaaaggcaaagaagaagggggcggacgagctgaggagggggttggcaACTACCATCACCGAGTTGCCCCCTGTGCTGGTTGATCACGTCTTTCGATTAACCGAGTTCAACTCTGCCGCGAAGCCCCTTGAGATTCTGGAGAGCGAGACTTTGCTGGATTCTCTGTTTCGGAcgttggagaaggcgagggcggtGCTGGACGAGGTGACGAGCTCGCCCAGGGCAACGGGATATATCATTGCCAAGCCTAATCCGCGTGCTGTCGAGCAGCCACCAACGGAGACTGAAGGGGAGACGCAGAAAGAGAAGCCTAGGGGTCTGCTCTATGAAGATTTCCAGCCTTTCCTTCCAAAACAGTTCGAGGATGATCAGGGGCTGACAACACTTTCCTTTGATGGGTACAACAAGACGGTTGACGagttcttctcttctctcgaGGGACAGAAGCTTGAGTCCAAGTTGCAGGAGCGCGAAGCTACTGCCAAGAGGAAATTGGATGCTGCCCGTCAGGACCAGGCCAAGAGGATCGAGGGGCTGGTGGGTTTCCAGACGTTGAACTTGCGCAAGGCTGCCGCTATTGAGGCCAATATTGAACGTGTTCAAGAGGCTATGGATGCGGTGAATGGGCTGCTTGAGCAGGGCATGGACTGGGTTAACATCAACAAGCTTGTCGAGCGAGAGCAGGCGCAAGGGAACCCAGTGGCCGAGATCATCAAGCTACCTGTGAATCTCGCCGAGAGCACAATTACCCTGTTGcttggcgaggaagagaaggaagaggcaggtggagatgaagataTGGAATTCAACTACGATACCGACGAAGAGGTCGTTGATGCTGCTCCCGAACCTGAGAAGGCCAAGGGGCCGGATAAGCGATTGGCAATCGACATCAACCTCAAACTCTCCGTCTGGAACAATGCTCGGGAATACTACGAGCAAAAGAGGACCGCTGCcgacaaggaaaagaagaccGTTGCGCAGTCGGTTATTGCGCTCAAGAGTGCCGAGCAAAAGATTACAGAGGACTTGCGGAAGGGGCTTAAGCAGGAGAAGCCTGTGCTGCAGCTGATCAGGAAGCAGATGTGGTTTGAGAAGTTTGTCTGGTTTATCTCCTCAGATGGCTATCTCGTGCTCGGTGGGCGAGATGCGCAGCAGAATGAGATTCTGTACAAGCGGTATTTGAAAAAGGGTGACGTGTATGTTCATGCCGATATGCACGGTGCATCCACCGTCATTATCAAGAACAGCCCCAAGACCCCTGATGCGCCAATTCCGCCTTCAACACTGGCTCAGGCGGGTAGTTTGTCGGTGTGCTGCTCGAGTGCGTGGGATAGCAAGGCGGCGATGGGCGCGTGGTGGGTGAATGCCGATCAAGTGTCCAAGTCTGCTCCGACGGGCGAGTACCTCCCGGCCGGGTCCTTCATGGTCAGGGGAAAGAAAAACCCGCTGCCACCGGCTCTTCTGATGCTCGGGTTCGGGTTGATGTTCAGGATATCAGAGGAAAGCAAGGCAAAGCATGTCAAGCATAGGCTGTACGACGGCGATATCGATCTTGCTCCCCCATCGAAGCCCGAGAAGGAGACCGAAAAGGAAGCCGCCCCAGAGCAAGACAACCACGAAGACTCTGGCACCGAcggagacgacgacggcccCGAAGACGAAAAGAGATCCAACCCTCTTCAGTCCAGCGGTAAACCCCAGTccgaggacgaagatgaagaagccCCTGAGCCCCCATCAGACCAActctccaacctcgacaTCGCCCCCGTGGAAGAACAAAAGCAACAAGCTGAACCCGAACCAACCCCCGTCTCCAATTCCGACTCTGAGTCTGACcacgaagaggaagaaaaagaaatcgGAACTCCCTCCAGAACCGgcaccttcaccccctcccaatcccaaccccaaccccaacccaacaagaGACCCCTCAAACGCGGGCAACGCTCCAAAGCCAAAAAGATTGCCCAAAAATACAAAAaccaagacgaagaagaccgCGCCTTGATGGAAGAACTCCTCGGTGTGGCTGCTGCACGCAAAaaggccgaagccgaagcagcggcaaagaagcaaaaagaaCTAGACCACCTCGCCGCGATGGAAAAACGGCGCAAACAACAAGAGAGGCAACAAGCACAAATCGCCAAGCACGAAGAAATCCGCAAGATGATGCTTGAAGAAGGTGTGGATATTCTCGACGAGAACGAAAAGGCCGATGCAGGACCGTTGGACAGTCTTGTCGGGACCCCGATGCCAGGGGATGAGATACTGGAGGTTGTGCCTGTTTGTGGACCTTGGGGTGCGCTGGGGAAGTTGAAGTATAAGGTCAAGTTGCAGCCTGGgcaggtgaagaaggggaaggcggTCAAGGAGATTTTTGAGAGGTGGAAGCTGGCTGCCggcaaaaagggggttgttgaccccaagggggaggatggggagaagatgtGGCCTAGGGAGGTGGAGCTGATTAAGGGggtcaaggtggaggaggtgcttgGGGTGGTGCCGGTTGGGAAGGTGACGCTCATGGCCGGGGGTGGGatgttggggggaggggcggataagaagggtggtggtggtgggggccAGAGTAAAggcgggaaggggaaggggggtggtggtggtggtgggaagaagggaaggTAA
- a CDS encoding hypothetical protein (EggNog:ENOG503NZIT), with translation MPTKTPKPFVHCVGNPDFEPEKAVGDHDRHQAALKLLEEKNDFEGAVRLWFGLPEAGKDDYVYHALASVTLGQVQRGVEMGAEKGLHGWYEGAKDGETPLPPPSTTDIAAYTNLFTPSLSPSSALKSFVSNARKSSIRALVAENLSSKRYINPAWPSLQIPRVKNVASLPLNPYLDFWRWTCQNLEWCGPVGGQGLKSHWVLPVVMHHFGCVVPSYESLSIIKTLAVEGVKKNSDSTADGNDNIGPENGNGNGATNGKKESKKKAKKEKPPPLKILDVGSGSGYWSFMLGQCGLETVAVDNMQSEWRVTWLKDTHLTTGTSYLHSLPDSQHKSHILLLVYPITGPDGSGSFTKDLMKEYQGDVVVVAGTQNKNGYTSFGRGKGTMDSFMLESQEQRGKWEKVVQVPLPSFAGRDEGLFVYVRKR, from the exons ATGCCAACCAAGACACCCAAACCGTTTGTTCACTGCGTCGGCAATCCCGACTTTGAGCCGGAGAAGGCGGTGGGTGATCACGACAGGCATCAAGCTGCCTTgaagttgttggaggagaagaatgATTTTGAAGGGGCGGTCAGGTTGTGGTTTGGTCTGCCGGAGGCGGGGAAGGACGATTATGTGTATCATGCTTTGGCTAGTGTGACGCTGGGGCAGGTGCAGAGGGGGGTTGAGATGGGGGCAGAGAAGGGGCTGCATGGGTGGTACGAGGGGGCGAAGGACGGTGAG acaccccttcctcccccgtcAACAACGGATATAGCCGCCTATACAAATCTCTtcactccctccctctccccatcctcggcgCTAAAGTCTTTTGTTTCCAACGCGAGGAAATCTTCCATCCGAGCCTTGGTAGCGGAGAACTTATCCTCAAAACGCTACATTAACCCAGCATGGCCCTCCCTCCAAATCCCCAGGGTCAAGAACGTTGCATCACTGCCATTAAACCCGTATCTTGACTTCTGGAGATGGACCTGTCAAAACCTCGAGTGGTGCGGGCCGGTGGGAGGTCAGGGGTTGAAGAGCCACTGGGTTTTGCCGGTGGTTATGCACCATTTTGGCTGTGTGGTTCCCAGTTATGAGAGTCTTTCCATTATCAAAACCCTAGCCGTGGAGGGGGTTAAGAAGAACAGCGATAGCACAGCTGACGGAAATGACAATATTGGGCCCGAAAATGGAAATGGGAACGGGGCGACGAACGGCAAGAAGGAATCCAAAAAGAAagccaaaaaagaaaagccaccaccgctcaAGATTTTGGACGTGGGCAGTGGGAGTGGATATTGGAGTTTTATGCTGGGGCAGTGTGGGCTGGAGACTGTGGCTGTGGACAATATGCAGAGTGAATG GAGAGTCACCTGGCTCAAAGACACCCACCTGACAACCGGCACATCCTACCTCCACTCCCTTCCTGATTCTCAACACAAATCCcacatccttctccttgtctaCCCCATCACGGGACCAGACGGCTCTGGTTCTTTTACCAAGGATCTGATGAAAGAATATCAAGGTGATGTCGTCGTTGTGGCCGGGACTCAAAACAAGAACGGGTATACTTCCTTCGGCAGAGGGAAGGGGACGATGGATAGTTTCATGTTGGAATCGCAAGAACAGAGGGGAAAGTGGGAAAAGGTGGTTCAAGTGCCTCTGCCTAGCTTTGCCGGGAGGGACGAGGGGTTGTTTGTTTACGTTAGGAAGAGGTAG
- the RPN5 gene encoding proteasome regulatory particle subunit (BUSCO:EOG09262P1W; COG:O; EggNog:ENOG503NV7Q) has protein sequence MADAAFKPEKDYSKEVDQQLPEAEQLAKTDLQGAIEKLSILEKQARQASDLASTSRILIAIVTLCKNAGDWALLSEQTLILSKKHGQLKQAITKMVQTVMDFLDQTPTLEIKLSVIETLRTVTEGKIFVEVERARVTKILSDIKKQQGDLKAATDILCELQVETFGSMERREKTEFILAQVALCIEIGDWTQAGILSRKISTRYLARKPKKTQEQLDKEQQEREKKAKAGEEVPEVKEDDVTDLKLRYYEQQITLAKHDSKYLDVCKHYRQVLDTETVEEDPVKLRAVLQRIIYFIILAPYDNEQHDLLHRIHKDTRNTAVPEDAELLELFTVQELMRWPQVSKMFGPHLCSTEIFDSAEGQSGDEKAFGRWQDLRKRVIEHNVRVVAKYYTRIRMGRLTQLLDLTEEETEKYISELVTSKTVYAKIDRPARIVNFAKPRDADDILNEWSFNMKSLLGHLERIDHLITKEEMMARIQPGVKQTKSKPSRR, from the exons ATGGCGGACGCTGCGTTCAAGCCTGAGAAGGACTACTCCAAGGAGGTGGACCAGCAGCTTCCCGAGGCTGAGCAGCTCGCAAAG ACGGATCTCCAGGGTGCTATCGAAAAGCTGTCTATTCTTGAGAAGCAAGCCCGTCAGGCATCCGATCTCGCCTCCACATCCCGAatcctcatcgccatcgtTACCCTCTGCAAGAATGCCGGTGACTGGGCCCTCCTCAGCGAACAGACCCTTATCCTCTCCAAGAAGCATGGCCAACTCAAAcaggccatcaccaagatggTGCAAACCGTCATGGACTTCCTCGACCAGACCCCCACCCTAGAGATCAAGCTCTCCGTCATCGAGACCCTCCGTACCGTTACCGAGGGCAAGATCTTTGTCGAGGTCGAGCGGGCGCGTGTGACCAAGATTCTGTCAGACATCAAGAAGCAGCAAGGCGATCTAAAGGCGGCGACGGATATTCTGTGCGAGCTCCAGGTCGAGACGTTTGGGTCTATGGAACGTCGGGAAAAGACCGAATTTATTCTGGCGCAGGTGGCTCTGTGCATTGAAATTGGCGACTGGACCCAAGCCGGTATTCTCAGTCGTAAAATCAGCACCAGATACCTGGCGCGCAAGCCCAAAAAGACACAGGAGCAGCTTGAcaaggagcagcaggaacgtgagaagaaggcgaaggcCGGCGAAGAGGTGCCAGAGGTAAAGGAGGACGATGTCACAGATCTCAAGCTTCGGTACTACGAGCAACAGATCACGCTCGCCAAGCATGACTCCAAATACCTGGATGTTTGCAAGCACTACCGACAAGTGCTTGACacggagacggtggaggaggacccCGTCAAACTACGAGCT GTCCTGCAAAGAATCATCTACTTCATCATCCTGGCACCATACGACAACGAGCAACACGATTTGCTCCACCGCATTCACAAGGACACGCGAAACACCGCCGTTCCGGAGGATGCTGAGCTCTTGGAGCTCTTTACGGTACAGGAGCTGATGCGGTGGCCTCAAGTATCCAAGATGTTCGGCCCCCATTTGTGCAGCACCGAGATCTTTGATTCAGCCGAGGGACAATCGGGCGATGAGAAGGCGTTTGGCAGATGGCAAGACTTGCGCAAGCGTGTGATTGAGCACAATGTGCGCGTGGTGGCCAAGTACTACACCCGCATCCGGATGGGCCGTCTGACACAACTCCTGGATCTGACCGAGGAAGAGACGGAGAAGTACATCAGCGAGCTGGTGACATCCAAGACAGTGTATGCCAAGATTGACCGGCCTGCCCGCATTGTCAACTTTGCCAAGCCTCGCGATGCTGATGATATCTTGAACGAGTGGAGCTTCAACATGAAGAGCCTGTTGGGTCACCTGGAGCGGATTGATCACTTGATCAcaaaggaggagatgatggctCGAATTCAGCCAGGCGTGAAACAAACTAAGAGCAAGCCTTCGAGGCGTTAG